One Rissa tridactyla isolate bRisTri1 chromosome 4, bRisTri1.patW.cur.20221130, whole genome shotgun sequence DNA window includes the following coding sequences:
- the LOC128908379 gene encoding fibronectin type III domain-containing protein 11-like, whose translation MATRTSGTAETGGSRLCPCGSLLRSGLCREKRALKPAYGEAAQQLSFGIMAVNWNEFESSSESTAHSREDGSASWEQYLERRNLVLQFLHSDLSLHHLHHQRKKAELLKKCCFYLEIEPKHMTVREHNLQVRRIDILELIDPIQWERMKQVGKKQTEIQLLLLTELLEQLERGREELNCCIETCDMKTFLSGWDRIMQRLSKLSEFMETLIPLQVPGQVYVKHRLVTRAELTYINPIIRLSLSTKMPLIFDREESFAHKDWAKLKWFDENPESGVEQCELQIKILTNGSQAEAGYSRLQPVSSNVCIVQDLQPGRSYEFTIRRSCTHTFVFGDWHDSITLKTKTDAVEDVDSSTWTLEG comes from the exons agACCGGTGGCTCGAGGCTGTGTCCCTGCGGTTCGCTGCTGAGATCTGggctctgcagagagaagagGGCTCTTAAACCAGCCTATGGTGAAGCAGCTCAG CAACTGAGCTTTGGAATCATGGCTGTGAATTGGAATGAATTTGAAAGCAGTTCGGAGAGTACTGCACACAGCAGAGAAGATGGCAGTGCCAGCTGGGAGCAGTACTTGGAAAGGAGAAACCTTGTTCTGCAGTTCCTGCACTCTGACCTGAGCctccaccaccttcaccaccaacGGAAGAAAGCTGAGCTTTTGAAGAAGTGTTGCTTTTACTTGGAGATTGAGCCCAAACACATGACTGTGAGAGAACATAACCTGCAGGTGCGTCGCATTGACATCTTGGAACTAATAGATCCCATCCAATGGGAGAGGATGAAGCAAGtgggaaaaaaacagactgaaatCCAGCTGTTGCTTTTAACTGAGCTGTTAGAACAGCTGGAACGAGGTCGGGAGGAGCTGAACTGTTGCATAGAGACCTGTGACATGAAAACTTTCCTCTCTGGGTGGGACAGGATTATGCAGAGACTGTCCAAACTCTCCGAGTTTATGGAAACTCTCATTCCCTTGCAAGTGCCAGGACAGGTCTATGTCAAGCATCGTTTGGTGACACGTGCAGAACTCACATATATAAACCCCATCATTAGGCTTTCTCTCAGTACAAAGATGCCACTGATTTTTGATCGTGAAGAATCATTTGCACACAAGGACTGGGCCAAGCTCAAGTGGTTTGATGAAAATCCAGAGTCAGGCGTCGAACAATGTGAACTGCAGATTAAAATACTTACAAATGGGAGTCAGGCAGAAGCAGGATACAGCAGGCTTCAGCCAGTCAGCTCCAACGTGTGTATAGTCCAGGACCTGCAGCCTGGCAGATCATATGAATTCACAATTAGAAGATCATGCACTCACACATTTGTCTTTGGAGATTGGCATGACAGCATTACGTTGAAGACAAAAACTGACGCTGTTGAAGACGTGGACAGCAGCACTTGGACACTAGAAGGATAA